The Gemmatimonadota bacterium genome has a window encoding:
- the tsaB gene encoding tRNA (adenosine(37)-N6)-threonylcarbamoyltransferase complex dimerization subunit type 1 TsaB, translating into MIVVGLETSSTIAGIAVIRDRQVMAEASQELGGVHAEKLPGMLERIMGDLDVQWSEVEAFAISIGPGSYTGLRVGLSLVKGLAYVTKRPVAAVPTLDAIAFQVPCCRYPVHVLTDARRGQVYEARYDTSGGWPERQSEFRVGQLEDVLASIEDEVLLVGSGVDAYRPNIVAVLGERACFPHEGAGRLMASSTAFLGLDRLKRGEQSDLNTLEPLYLRKTDFARQPPSRLERTPSASASPAAPGSPGRAETSSE; encoded by the coding sequence ATGATCGTCGTGGGACTCGAGACTTCATCCACAATCGCCGGGATCGCCGTGATCCGGGACCGCCAGGTGATGGCTGAAGCGTCGCAGGAGTTGGGCGGCGTGCACGCCGAAAAGCTGCCCGGAATGCTGGAACGTATCATGGGCGACCTGGACGTGCAGTGGTCGGAAGTGGAAGCATTCGCGATCTCAATCGGACCCGGATCGTATACCGGGCTGCGGGTGGGATTGAGCCTGGTCAAGGGCCTTGCCTACGTGACGAAGCGGCCGGTCGCCGCCGTGCCCACGCTCGATGCCATCGCCTTCCAGGTGCCCTGCTGCAGGTATCCCGTCCACGTGCTGACCGATGCCCGCAGGGGCCAGGTCTACGAAGCCCGCTACGATACGTCCGGCGGCTGGCCCGAGCGGCAGTCCGAATTCCGGGTGGGGCAGCTCGAAGACGTGTTGGCATCCATCGAGGACGAGGTATTGCTCGTCGGCAGCGGTGTCGACGCGTATCGTCCGAACATCGTCGCCGTTCTCGGTGAACGGGCCTGCTTCCCGCACGAGGGCGCCGGGCGGCTGATGGCCTCCTCGACCGCGTTTCTTGGCCTGGACCGACTCAAGCGGGGCGAGCAGTCAGACCTGAACACGCTCGAACCCCTGTACCTGCGAAAAACCGACTTCGCCAGGCAACCGCCATCCCGGCTCGAACGGACGCCATCGGCCAGTGCTTCCCCTGCCGCGCCTGGCTCGCCTGGCCGGGCCGAAACCTCGTCTGAATAA
- a CDS encoding Ldh family oxidoreductase produces the protein MIPRWLRRHRSERSLMADIRVDGEKLRAFTAAVFEKVGLTPADAAIEAEVLVWANLRGVDSHGVQRVNGYVHAVEAGHYNTRPDIRIERETPATMLIEADSAFGPVVTTYAMKQAVEKARGAGIGWVLIRNTTHQGAMAYYAQMAARENMAGIASVCNPPNMAPPGARAPGVHNSPIAIAVPGSGGRTISLDMATSVAAFGKLDVAVDRGESIPDTWALDGDGHPTTDPRRARFLQPAAGYKGYGLALIFECLSSLMVGNPLLTAAISGRGARPGAQNSFIGAIDIATFTDPDTYRTQIDELVSAMKGLPRVEGVDELFVPGEPEELVHNERIEHGIPLPAGTRDKLIEVATKFGLKVPWEA, from the coding sequence ATGATACCCAGGTGGTTGCGGCGACACCGTTCGGAAAGGAGTCTCATGGCGGACATCCGCGTGGATGGGGAGAAACTGCGGGCATTCACGGCGGCGGTCTTCGAAAAGGTCGGCCTGACGCCTGCAGACGCGGCCATCGAGGCCGAAGTGCTGGTATGGGCGAACCTGCGCGGAGTGGACTCCCACGGTGTCCAGCGGGTCAACGGATATGTCCATGCGGTGGAAGCCGGACACTACAATACCCGGCCGGACATCCGGATCGAACGGGAGACGCCCGCCACGATGCTCATCGAGGCCGACAGCGCCTTCGGACCGGTGGTCACGACCTACGCCATGAAGCAGGCCGTCGAGAAGGCCCGCGGGGCGGGCATCGGATGGGTGCTGATCCGCAACACGACCCACCAGGGCGCCATGGCATACTACGCCCAGATGGCCGCCCGGGAGAACATGGCCGGCATCGCTTCCGTCTGCAACCCCCCGAACATGGCCCCTCCGGGCGCGAGGGCGCCGGGGGTCCACAACAGTCCGATCGCCATCGCCGTACCGGGCAGCGGTGGCCGTACCATATCCCTGGATATGGCCACGAGCGTGGCCGCCTTCGGCAAGCTGGACGTGGCCGTGGACCGGGGCGAGTCCATCCCCGACACGTGGGCGCTGGACGGCGACGGACATCCGACGACGGATCCCCGCAGGGCCCGGTTCCTGCAGCCCGCGGCCGGCTACAAGGGTTATGGACTGGCCCTCATCTTCGAGTGCCTGTCGAGCCTGATGGTCGGCAATCCCCTGTTGACGGCCGCCATCTCGGGACGCGGCGCAAGGCCCGGCGCGCAGAACAGCTTCATCGGCGCCATCGATATCGCGACGTTCACCGATCCGGACACCTACCGCACGCAGATCGATGAGCTCGTTTCGGCCATGAAGGGCCTGCCCCGTGTCGAAGGGGTCGACGAACTCTTCGTACCGGGCGAACCGGAAGAGCTCGTCCACAACGAGCGCATCGAGCACGGGATCCCCCTGCCCGCCGGCACCCGGGACAAGCTCATTGAGGTCGCGACAAAATTCGGGCTGAAGGTACCCTGGGAAGCGTAG
- the rimI gene encoding ribosomal-protein-alanine N-acetyltransferase: MTEANPFVIRKMDRSHVPPVLDIERACYPAPWSESAFNHEMTSGTSVALVAVDGESVAGFLVGWIAADQVHVANIAVAAGYRRRGVGTGMMLRLLEEAVRRGCVSSSLEVRESNLAARSMYSRLGYHAAALRKSYYSSPAEDAVVMVKDLET; encoded by the coding sequence ATGACCGAGGCGAACCCCTTCGTCATACGGAAAATGGACCGTTCACACGTGCCCCCGGTCCTGGATATCGAACGGGCGTGCTATCCGGCGCCCTGGTCCGAATCCGCCTTTAACCATGAAATGACGTCGGGAACTTCCGTTGCCCTGGTCGCGGTGGACGGGGAGTCTGTCGCGGGTTTCCTGGTGGGGTGGATCGCTGCCGACCAGGTGCACGTCGCCAACATTGCCGTGGCAGCCGGGTATCGGCGTCGGGGTGTCGGAACCGGGATGATGCTGCGGCTTCTCGAGGAGGCGGTCCGACGGGGGTGCGTTTCCTCCAGCCTGGAAGTGCGCGAGTCGAACCTGGCGGCCCGGTCGATGTACAGCCGGTTGGGATACCACGCGGCAGCCCTAAGGAAGTCCTACTATTCGAGTCCTGCCGAAGACGCCGTGGTCATGGTGAAGGACCTCGAAACATAA
- a CDS encoding YggT family protein, with translation MILIQILRIYLVLIIGRAVMSWFNPDPASPLVRLLTWLTEPVLLPFRRIIPPIPVPKTNVRIDLAPVFVLLIGGWLLTKLRY, from the coding sequence ATGATCCTGATCCAGATACTACGGATATACCTGGTCCTCATCATCGGCCGCGCGGTCATGTCCTGGTTCAATCCGGATCCGGCCTCTCCGCTGGTACGTCTGCTGACGTGGCTCACGGAGCCGGTCCTGTTGCCCTTCAGACGGATCATACCACCCATTCCCGTGCCGAAGACGAACGTTCGGATCGACCTGGCCCCGGTCTTCGTGCTATTGATCGGCGGCTGGCTGTTGACCAAGCTGCGTTACTGA